In bacterium, the genomic stretch TAATTATCCCTGAAACAAACATTGAAAAACTTGACATGTCTGTGGAAGAGGCATTGAAAACAGTTATCTCTATGGGACTTTTCTCATCGGAGGAAAATGGCACCAATAAAAACAGAGGCATTTGTTCTAAAGAAACATAACTTTAGAGAGACAAGTGTAATTCTCTCTCTTTATACAGAAAAGGCAGGAAAAATTAAAGGGGTATTGAAAGGTGTAAGAGTGGAAAAAAGTAAAGTTCCACCATTAACCTTCACACCTGGCGCCTATATCTGCACGACTGTTTATTTAAAAAAGCACTCTGAATTAAACCTGATAAGTAGCCCTTTTCTATTACAATATTACGAAAACATATGTAAGAAAAATCTGTATGTCTGGCACCTTATACTTAACCTCGTAGACCTATTTACTCCTGAAAAAGATGTAGATAAGGAGATGTTTACCCTCCTGAAAGATACAGGTGATGCCTTTAAAGAATCTTCAAATCCCGAAGTGATTTTTATCACATTCAAACTTAAATTTATAAAAATACTCGGATATGGTATAGAACTTTCAAAATGTGTTGTCTGTAGAAAGCAAAATCCTGTGTACCTATTCAGTGGTAAACTCGGTGGACTTATATGTAATGTTTGTAAACACCGAGACCCACAGAGGGTGAATATATCAAAAAAGATTATTCATATAATGCAACAAATGGAAAAAATGGATATGAAAAGATGTTTTGTTATAAAACGTATTCCCTTTGATATATTACAAAAAATAAACTTTTATGCAAACATAACATTGAATTATCACTCAGAGATTGATAAAATATGGTGGACAAATGAGAAAAATATCTTATAAAAAAATAATTGATGGAGTAATTGAACTTGTAATAAATACAAGCAGAAATATACCTGATGAAGTGAAGAGATATATAAAAAAAGCATATCTATCAGAATCAGGTTATGGGAAAAAATATCTTGAAATAATTCTAAAAAATTTCGCTATAGCAGAAAAAGAAAAATTACCGATATGTCAGGATACAGGACTTGCTGTATTCTTTGTAGAGTTAGGTCCGGATATTGTAATTGATACAGGAAGATATAAAACACTTGAAGATATTATAAATGAGGGGTTGCAAACTGGAAGTAAAAAGGGATATCTAAGAAATTCTGTTGTGTCTGCAATAGATAGGAAAAATACAGGGACAAACAGTCCGGGTATTATACATATAATCCCTGCAAGTAAAGGGATTTTCAGAATACATCTACTGTCAAAAGGATTTGGTTCTGAAAATACTTCAAAGATTGCTATGTTAAGCCCCACTGGGGGGAAAGAAATGATAGAGAACTTTATAGTTGAAACGGTAAAACAGGCAGGTTCATTACCCTGTCCACCTCTGTTTGTTGGTGTTGGTATCGGTGGTTCTTTTGAGAAAGCGGCAGTTTTATCAAAGTTAGCACTGTGTAATATAGGAAAGGAGTCAAAACATAGAAGATGGGAAAAGAAAATCCTTTCAATGATAAATATGTTAAATATAGGACCTGCTGGTTTGGGTGGGAAAAACACTGCACTGGATGTAAGGGTAGAGGAAACTCCTACACATATAGCAGGACTGCCTGTTGCTGTAAATATATCCTGCTGGGCACACAGGTATGGATGGATAGAGTTATGAAGAAAATATACTTTCCATTAAAAACAGTAAAAGAAATTGAGGTACTGAAAGTAGGTGAAGAGGTTGAGATATATGGAATTATTTACGTGGCGAGAGATGCCGCACATAAAAAACTCATTTCTGACATTAATAAGCAAGAAACCTTACCCTTTCAATTAAAAAATAATCTTATCTACTATATGGGACCCACACCTGCACCTGAAGGGAAAATCATTGGTTCCTGTGGTCCTACAACAAGTAAGAGAATGGATACTTATACCTCTCTCCTTTTACAGAAAGGACTTAAAGCAACTATTGGTAAAGGTGAAAGGAGTGAAGATATTGTTTCTGCCTGTAAAAAATATAAAGCAGTATATTTCATCACTTATGGTGGTTGTGGAGCATATTTAAGTAAATTTATCAAAAAATCTGAATGTATTGCCTATAAAGAACTTGGACCTGAAGCAATATATAAACTTGAGGTAGAAAAATTTCCTGCTATTGTTGCTATTGATACAGAAGGCAATAGTATTTATAATAAAAGGGTGTAACAATCTCCTCGTTTTAATTTAAAGAATAGGAAACTTTATTCCCCATATAAGGGGAAGGATATTAAGTGGGGGATAATAAAGGTCTCACCCTCACCCTGTCCCTCTCCCCTCAAGGGAGAGGGAAACTAATTTATAATTTTGCGCCCATAGTTCAACTGGATAGAACGTCGGGTTGCGGACCCGAAAGTTGCTGGTTCAAATCCGGCTGGGCGC encodes the following:
- a CDS encoding FumA C-terminus/TtdB family hydratase beta subunit is translated as MKKIYFPLKTVKEIEVLKVGEEVEIYGIIYVARDAAHKKLISDINKQETLPFQLKNNLIYYMGPTPAPEGKIIGSCGPTTSKRMDTYTSLLLQKGLKATIGKGERSEDIVSACKKYKAVYFITYGGCGAYLSKFIKKSECIAYKELGPEAIYKLEVEKFPAIVAIDTEGNSIYNKRV
- the recO gene encoding DNA repair protein RecO, with the protein product MAPIKTEAFVLKKHNFRETSVILSLYTEKAGKIKGVLKGVRVEKSKVPPLTFTPGAYICTTVYLKKHSELNLISSPFLLQYYENICKKNLYVWHLILNLVDLFTPEKDVDKEMFTLLKDTGDAFKESSNPEVIFITFKLKFIKILGYGIELSKCVVCRKQNPVYLFSGKLGGLICNVCKHRDPQRVNISKKIIHIMQQMEKMDMKRCFVIKRIPFDILQKINFYANITLNYHSEIDKIWWTNEKNIL
- a CDS encoding fumarate hydratase, which translates into the protein MRKISYKKIIDGVIELVINTSRNIPDEVKRYIKKAYLSESGYGKKYLEIILKNFAIAEKEKLPICQDTGLAVFFVELGPDIVIDTGRYKTLEDIINEGLQTGSKKGYLRNSVVSAIDRKNTGTNSPGIIHIIPASKGIFRIHLLSKGFGSENTSKIAMLSPTGGKEMIENFIVETVKQAGSLPCPPLFVGVGIGGSFEKAAVLSKLALCNIGKESKHRRWEKKILSMINMLNIGPAGLGGKNTALDVRVEETPTHIAGLPVAVNISCWAHRYGWIEL